In one Moritella sp. 5 genomic region, the following are encoded:
- a CDS encoding nitrate reductase cytochrome c-type subunit, which produces MRKLLAVLLAAGTLFSVSAQSTETAVIENVNNGGVASLRGITELDTTRKADELKRVIKDRSPIDRDYVYQPPLIPHQTRHYEVSLNANKCLSCHSWKYAGEMGATKISVTHYQSREGEVLSDVSPRRYFCLQCHVTQADASPLIKNDFKRVDSLR; this is translated from the coding sequence ATGAGAAAATTATTGGCTGTGCTGCTAGCTGCAGGGACGTTATTCTCTGTATCAGCACAAAGTACAGAAACTGCTGTAATTGAAAATGTAAATAACGGTGGTGTTGCATCATTACGTGGTATCACTGAGTTAGACACCACTCGTAAAGCGGATGAGTTGAAACGTGTGATCAAAGATCGTAGTCCAATCGATCGTGATTACGTATACCAACCACCACTGATTCCGCATCAAACACGTCATTATGAAGTGTCTTTAAATGCGAACAAATGTCTGTCATGTCACAGCTGGAAATACGCAGGTGAAATGGGCGCGACTAAAATCAGTGTAACGCATTATCAATCACGTGAAGGCGAAGTATTATCTGATGTGTCACCACGTCGTTACTTCTGCTTGCAGTGCCATGTTACACAAGCAGATGCATCACCGTTAATCAAAAATGATTTTAAACGTGTAGATTCATTGCGTTGA
- the napA gene encoding periplasmic nitrate reductase subunit alpha → MKLTRRAFVKANAAVSAAAIAGVTLPASATNLIASRDETKIKWDKAPCRFCGTGCSVLVGTQGGRVVATQGDPEAPVNKGLNCVKGYFLSKIMYGKDRLTTPLLRMRDGKFAKDGEFAPISWDQAFDIMAEKWKASLKANGPTSVGMFGSGQWTVMEGYAAVKLMKAGFRSNNIDPNARHCMASAVGGFMRTFGIDEPMGCYDDFENADSFVLWGSNMAEMHPILWTRITDHRLSNQHVKVNVLSTYKHRSFELADMGIVFNPQSDLAMANFIANYIIQNDAVNWDFVNKHTHFKRTATDIGYGLRDEHPMQAKAKNPNSGKMTAMTFEEYKASVAEYTVEKASEISGVSEEKLITLAKQYADPNIKVMSLWTMGMNQHTRGVWMNSLVYNIHLLVGKISQPGNGPFSLTGQPSACGTAREVGVFSHRLPADMVVANPKHRATAEKIWKLPEGTIPPKPGLHAVAQNRALKDGTLNAYWTMCNNNMQAAPNMMEEGLPGYRNPANFIVCSDPYPTVTAQASDLILPTAMWVEKEGAYGNAERRTQAWYQQVKSVEGAKSDLWQLMEFSKRFKIEEVWGEDLLAKMPEHRGKTMYDVLYRNGNVDAFPLSEAQELNDDANDQGFYVQKGLFEEYASFGRGHGHDLAPYDVYHTVRGLRWPVVNGVETKWRFAEGSDPYVGKGKGFEFYGKPDGKANIIFAPYEAPPEMPNEEYDMWLCTGRVLEHWHSGTMTARVPELYRAMPDALCYIHPDDAKKRNVRRGDEVLIESLRGEVRCRVETRGRNRPPVGLVFVPWFDARVLINKVCLDATDPLSKQTDYKKCAIKITKV, encoded by the coding sequence ATGAAATTAACCAGACGTGCGTTTGTTAAAGCAAATGCTGCAGTCTCTGCAGCTGCAATTGCTGGCGTTACTCTTCCTGCGAGTGCAACAAACCTGATTGCAAGTCGTGATGAGACTAAAATTAAGTGGGATAAAGCCCCATGCCGATTCTGTGGTACAGGTTGCTCTGTATTAGTCGGTACACAAGGTGGCCGAGTTGTTGCTACTCAAGGCGATCCTGAAGCTCCTGTAAATAAAGGTCTTAACTGTGTTAAAGGCTATTTCTTATCTAAAATCATGTACGGGAAAGATCGTTTAACAACGCCTTTACTGCGTATGCGAGATGGTAAGTTTGCGAAAGACGGTGAATTTGCACCAATTTCATGGGATCAAGCGTTTGATATCATGGCTGAGAAATGGAAAGCATCACTAAAAGCAAACGGTCCAACATCAGTGGGTATGTTTGGTTCTGGTCAGTGGACCGTAATGGAAGGGTATGCAGCAGTTAAATTGATGAAAGCAGGCTTCCGTTCAAATAACATTGATCCGAATGCGCGTCACTGTATGGCTTCTGCTGTTGGTGGTTTCATGCGTACCTTTGGTATTGATGAGCCAATGGGTTGTTATGATGATTTCGAAAATGCAGATTCGTTTGTACTTTGGGGTTCAAACATGGCGGAAATGCATCCGATTTTATGGACGCGTATTACTGATCACCGCTTAAGTAATCAGCATGTTAAAGTTAATGTATTATCCACTTATAAACATCGTTCTTTTGAATTAGCTGATATGGGGATTGTTTTCAACCCTCAATCCGATTTAGCAATGGCTAACTTTATTGCTAATTACATCATTCAAAACGATGCTGTAAACTGGGATTTCGTTAATAAGCATACACACTTTAAACGTACAGCAACGGATATCGGTTACGGCTTACGTGACGAACATCCAATGCAAGCTAAAGCCAAAAACCCTAACTCGGGAAAAATGACAGCAATGACATTTGAAGAGTATAAGGCGTCTGTTGCTGAGTATACGGTTGAGAAAGCATCTGAAATCTCAGGTGTATCAGAAGAAAAACTAATTACACTTGCTAAGCAATATGCAGATCCAAACATCAAAGTAATGTCGCTATGGACAATGGGTATGAATCAACATACTCGTGGTGTATGGATGAACAGCCTTGTTTACAACATCCATTTACTTGTTGGTAAAATATCACAACCGGGTAATGGTCCATTCTCGCTAACGGGTCAACCATCTGCGTGTGGTACAGCACGTGAGGTGGGGGTATTCTCACACCGATTACCAGCTGATATGGTTGTTGCGAACCCGAAACATCGCGCAACTGCTGAAAAGATTTGGAAATTACCAGAAGGTACGATTCCACCGAAACCAGGTCTACATGCTGTTGCACAAAACCGCGCATTAAAAGACGGTACGTTAAATGCGTATTGGACTATGTGTAATAACAATATGCAAGCAGCACCAAACATGATGGAAGAGGGCTTACCGGGTTACCGCAACCCAGCTAACTTCATCGTTTGTTCTGACCCATACCCAACAGTAACGGCACAAGCATCTGATCTTATTTTACCAACAGCAATGTGGGTAGAGAAAGAGGGCGCATACGGTAATGCTGAGCGTCGTACACAAGCTTGGTATCAACAAGTTAAATCTGTTGAAGGTGCAAAATCAGATTTATGGCAGTTAATGGAATTCTCTAAGCGCTTTAAGATTGAAGAAGTGTGGGGCGAAGACCTATTAGCTAAAATGCCAGAGCACCGTGGTAAGACTATGTACGATGTACTTTATCGTAACGGTAATGTTGATGCATTCCCATTAAGCGAAGCGCAAGAGCTAAATGATGATGCAAATGATCAAGGTTTCTATGTGCAAAAAGGTCTATTTGAAGAATATGCAAGTTTTGGTCGTGGTCATGGTCATGATCTAGCCCCTTATGATGTTTACCATACAGTACGTGGTTTACGTTGGCCTGTTGTGAACGGTGTTGAAACAAAATGGCGTTTTGCAGAAGGCAGTGACCCATACGTAGGTAAAGGTAAAGGCTTTGAGTTCTATGGTAAGCCAGATGGTAAAGCAAACATTATCTTTGCACCGTACGAAGCGCCACCTGAAATGCCAAATGAAGAATATGATATGTGGTTATGTACTGGTCGTGTTCTCGAACATTGGCACTCAGGTACGATGACAGCACGTGTTCCTGAATTATATCGTGCAATGCCGGATGCACTTTGTTATATCCATCCTGATGACGCTAAAAAACGTAATGTACGTCGCGGTGATGAAGTTCTTATTGAATCTCTTCGTGGTGAAGTGCGCTGTCGTGTAGAAACACGTGGTCGTAACCGCCCTCCAGTAGGCTTAGTATTTGTACCTTGGTTTGATGCGCGAGTATTAATTAACAAAGTATGTCTAGATGCTACGGATCCGTTATCAAAACAAACGGATTATAAAAAATGTGCAATTAAAATTACCAAAGTGTAA
- a CDS encoding chaperone NapD gives MAEQEVHISSLIIHVKPEGLVDVKHKISALPDAEIYGDSEEGKIIVVLETSNQKFVTDIIDKINNFEHVLSTSLVFHQIETIDLSCEDDL, from the coding sequence ATGGCAGAACAAGAAGTTCATATATCGAGTCTAATTATTCACGTGAAACCAGAAGGTTTGGTAGACGTGAAGCATAAAATTTCAGCACTTCCTGATGCTGAAATTTACGGTGATAGTGAAGAGGGTAAAATTATCGTCGTATTAGAAACCAGTAATCAAAAATTTGTTACCGATATTATTGATAAAATTAATAATTTCGAACATGTCTTAAGTACTTCTCTTGTTTTTCACCAAATTGAAACTATCGATCTATCATGTGAGGATGATCTATGA
- the napF gene encoding ferredoxin-type protein NapF, giving the protein MSINLARRSLFRRKEQDNVVRLPWLKADLEFTDKCTRCGDCTAACPEQIIIVGDGGFPEIDFSVSECNFCKECVNHCKEDLFDFNQAQAWANKAVVSDGCLNIQSVYCRSCAESCESEALAFNFINTTFVSPDVVFDDCNGCGACVSICPVSAITVSPDC; this is encoded by the coding sequence ATGAGTATTAATCTAGCGCGACGTTCGTTATTTCGTCGTAAAGAACAAGACAACGTTGTACGTCTACCTTGGTTAAAAGCAGATTTAGAATTTACAGATAAATGCACACGATGTGGCGATTGCACTGCCGCTTGCCCAGAGCAAATCATAATAGTCGGAGATGGTGGATTTCCTGAAATTGATTTTAGCGTATCAGAATGCAATTTTTGTAAAGAATGTGTAAATCACTGTAAAGAAGATTTATTCGACTTTAATCAAGCACAAGCATGGGCTAATAAAGCTGTTGTGTCTGATGGATGCTTGAATATTCAGTCTGTATATTGCCGAAGTTGTGCTGAATCGTGTGAGTCTGAAGCTCTAGCATTTAACTTTATTAATACAACGTTCGTGAGCCCGGATGTTGTATTTGATGATTGTAACGGTTGCGGTGCGTGTGTATCGATTTGCCCTGTAAGTGCTATCACGGTAAGCCCTGACTGTTAG
- the moaA gene encoding GTP 3',8-cyclase MoaA has translation MQLQDQFSRKFYYLRLSITDVCNFKCNYCLPDGYKAEGKPEFLARDELRRIVTGFAEMGTEKVRITGGEPSLRKDFTDIISDISSIPKINKVATTTNGFNLEKYAQEWRDAGLDALNVSIDSLDARMFRQITGKNMLHKVMGGLDAAFTAGFETVKVNTVLMRNLNDIELGDFLNWIKTRPIQLRFIELMQTGDNQVLFDKHHVSGVSIRDKLKMQGWVSKVRGKADGPAQVFVHPDYVGEIGLIMPYEKNFCSTCNRLRVSTKGRLHLCLFGEEGVELRDLLQEDNQQSELIARVFDHMSDKKSTHFLQQGITANTPHLASIGG, from the coding sequence ATGCAACTTCAAGATCAATTTTCGCGTAAATTTTATTATTTACGCTTATCAATTACAGATGTCTGTAATTTCAAATGTAACTATTGTCTACCAGATGGTTATAAAGCCGAAGGCAAGCCTGAGTTTTTAGCGCGAGATGAGCTAAGGCGCATAGTGACAGGTTTTGCTGAAATGGGCACTGAAAAAGTCCGTATCACAGGTGGTGAACCTTCATTAAGAAAAGATTTTACTGATATTATTTCAGATATATCGTCTATCCCCAAAATTAATAAAGTTGCGACGACAACAAATGGCTTCAACCTCGAAAAATATGCTCAAGAATGGCGTGATGCGGGGTTGGATGCATTAAATGTGAGTATTGATAGTTTAGATGCTCGCATGTTCCGTCAAATTACCGGTAAAAATATGCTCCATAAAGTAATGGGCGGACTTGATGCCGCTTTTACTGCTGGGTTTGAAACCGTAAAGGTGAATACGGTGTTAATGCGTAATTTAAATGATATTGAACTTGGTGATTTTTTAAATTGGATAAAAACTCGGCCTATTCAGTTACGGTTTATTGAATTGATGCAGACCGGGGATAATCAAGTATTGTTTGATAAACACCATGTTTCGGGTGTGAGTATTCGTGATAAATTAAAAATGCAAGGGTGGGTCAGTAAAGTAAGGGGCAAAGCTGACGGCCCTGCACAAGTTTTCGTGCACCCTGATTATGTCGGTGAAATTGGCTTGATTATGCCGTATGAAAAGAATTTTTGTTCAACGTGTAACCGTTTACGTGTTTCCACTAAAGGGCGTTTACATTTATGTTTGTTTGGTGAAGAAGGTGTTGAATTACGCGATTTACTACAAGAAGATAACCAACAGTCAGAATTGATTGCGCGTGTTTTCGACCACATGTCTGATAAAAAATCGACTCATTTTCTTCAGCAAGGTATCACTGCAAATACACCCCACTTAGCTTCTATTGGCGGCTAA